The nucleotide window TGCATATTCTTTGCCCTGTGTTGCACCCAACAGATAGCCAGTGCCGGCGATCACGATGAATGCATTGTAGCCCAGAATGACGAACCAAGGCGCCACGCGACCCGGAAGGCGCGCATGCGAGGTGCGCTGTACCACATAGAATGAGGATGCCAGCAACACGTTACCGCCAAACGCAAAAATCACTGCAGAGGTGTGCAGCGGACGCAGGCGACCGAAGTTAATCCATTCCAGATCGAAGTTCAGGACCGGGAATGTCAGCTGCCAGGCGATGATGTCACCAACCAGGAAACCGGCAATACCCCAGAACATGGATGCAACCGTTGCAAACTTGATCGGGCCGAGGTTGTAGCCTGATTCATCGACGTCCGCTGGACGTTTGAAATAGGCATTGAAAATAAGAAATACGCCGAGGGCTGAGAATATCAGCCCGACGGTCGCGTGAAATGCCATGACGCCATCAACCGCTTTTGCAGCGATGGTCAGACACGCGAAGGCCAGCACAGTCAGGAATACTGCGAAAAGGCCTTCTTCAACAGAGAGTCTTTTAGTCGTGTGAGCCATCTTTAAGTCCCATCTGAACCTTTTTGTCTACCGAAGGGCAGCCACGGTTCAGCATATAAATTCGATCACCATTTGTTGCTTACGAATGCTTGATTTCGATCGCTAGTTGATCTCGGAACGCACTTCCCCCCAAAGGGTAGCAAAACCCTATGGTTCACCTCACTCATACGCTTTGACTCATATCAACGAAATGGGGGAGCCAGTTTCACACCTGCGACTCGTGGTCACAGCCCCTAAAAATCATGAATTTTGCATTCAGTTTTTAAATCCTTATATTACAGCATGTTAATAATGATGCAGCTAAGGTTCTGGATAAGTTCTCTCATCCGTAAGTGGTAGAAAAAAATATGCAGGGAGAATGCACTTTATACACGCTCATCGAGATGTATTGGGCAATTTTCCGATATGACAGGTTAGTTGCCACTACAAGTAGATTCCCTTATATTTTCCCATTACAGCGAAGTCTCCATTCACTTCGGCAGGCCCCTTCGCGCATCGGCGGGCTGTGGAACAGGGAATCAGCTCTGCATGAGGGGTGTTCGCCTGTGCAATCCAGTCGCCAGTTCAGCCAGCCAGCCCTGCTAGCCGCCTGCGCAGATCGCTCAAGCGTGCTCCTTGCGCCTTTGCGATCGGGTCAGGCGATCGGTGACAATCGGGGCGAAGAAAACAAGGCCGAGATAGCGCACCAGATGATGTCCGGCAACATAGGCAGGATTCATATCAAACAGGAAGGCCAACAACACCATTGCCTCGAAACCACCCGGAGAGAAGGCCAGAAAGACCTGGGCGAAGGGAAAGTCCAGCAACCAGGCGCATAGCGATGCGGTGCTGACGGCCATCAGGACAGACGCCGCAAGCGACAACAGCGAGATGCGGGTCAGATCCAGAAGAGTTCGGAGCGTGATACTGCCAAAACGAGCACCGATGAGGGCGCCGATGCTGATGAAGCCGATGATGGTGAACCAGTCCGGCAGCGGTTTTGTCAGGGTGCCGGTGAGATACAGACTGCCAGAGGTAAACATGCCGACAAGCAGCAACCCTGCGGGCACCTTCAGACGCTGGACGATCGGGGCCAGAAGCAAGACCGCCAGCAGCATAAGCCCCAAGGTTTCAAGTCCCACCGGATCTGGCTGGGCAGCAACCGCCCCCGTTGCGGCAC belongs to Cohaesibacter intestini and includes:
- a CDS encoding AbrB family transcriptional regulator, which translates into the protein MRPSLHTIKQVNWLNLVELYGIAFIGGWLAHLIDFPASWLTGSLVAVAAAMFAGRTLTMPDWVRDAAFVLIGLVLGTGFSPETLEAIATWPLSIAILVVNVFAMTWGAYAVLRHIGKWDHASALFASLPGALGYVMAIAEAAKADMPRVSIAQSIRLFVLLAVLPIALSPFSKGETAVGMSAATGAVAAQPDPVGLETLGLMLLAVLLLAPIVQRLKVPAGLLLVGMFTSGSLYLTGTLTKPLPDWFTIIGFISIGALIGARFGSITLRTLLDLTRISLLSLAASVLMAVSTASLCAWLLDFPFAQVFLAFSPGGFEAMVLLAFLFDMNPAYVAGHHLVRYLGLVFFAPIVTDRLTRSQRRKEHA